The proteins below are encoded in one region of Poecile atricapillus isolate bPoeAtr1 chromosome 19, bPoeAtr1.hap1, whole genome shotgun sequence:
- the RBM23 gene encoding probable RNA-binding protein 23 isoform X7, producing the protein MESGGSKTLPDPADAMTSDDFDIVIEAMLEAPYKKEEAQPGPSKAPAEPAPAQQAPPEEPKEPKKESGSSSRKKRSRSRSREHRHSRSRDRDRDRRRRSRSRERRSRHRSRSRERRRSRSRERRSREERARRRFGHSKSPLYRESPGREPLGSLSPEERDARTVFCMQLAARIRPRDLEDFFSAVGKVRDVRIISDRNSRRSKGIAYVEFCEIQSVPLAIGLTGQRLLGVPIIVQASQAEKNRLAAMAAPLQKGSGGPLRLYVGSLHCNITKEMLRGIFEPFGKIDSIVLMRDPETGQSKGYGFITFSEAECARRALEQLNGFELAGRPMRVGQVSERPDGSADVAFPEGPGPAPAATPGHALTCGEEPELGTAAGRLQLMAKLAEGSGLQQLNGAILGSIWGILGFLGFLTSLIPFLG; encoded by the exons ATGGAATCGGGGGGATCCAAAACTCTGCCGGACCCG GCCGACGCGATGACGTCAGACGACTTCGACATCGTCATCGAGGCCATGCTGGAGGCGCCCTACAAGAAGGAGGAG gcccagcccggcccttCCAAGGCCCCAGCGGAGCCGGCCCCGGCCCA GCAGGCGCCGCCGGAGGAGCCGAAGGAGCCCAAGAAGGAGAGCGGGAGCAG CAGCCGGAAGAAgcggagccggagccggagccgcgAGCACAGACACAG CCGGAgccgggaccgggatcgggatcggcgccgccggagccggagccgggaGCGCCGGAGCCGCCaccggagccggagccgggaACGCCGGAGGAGCCGGAGCCGGGAACGCCGGAGCCGCGAGGAGAGAGCCAG GCGCCGCTTCGGGCACAGCAAGAGCCCCCTGTACCGGGAGAGCCCCGGGAG GGAGCCGCTGGGGTCGCTGAGCCCCGAGGAGAGGGACGCCAGGACGGTTTTCTGCATGCAGCTCGCCGCCCGCATCCGGCCCCGCGACCTCGAGGATTTCTTCTCCGCCGTCGGAAAG GTCCGGGACGTTCGGATCATCTCGGACCGGAATTCCCGACGTTCCAAAGGCATCGCCTACGTGGAATTCTGCGAGATCCAATCGGTGCCCTTGGCCATCGGCCTGACGGGCCAGCGCCTCCTGGGGGTGCCCATCATCGTCCAGGCATCCCAG GCGGAGAAGAACCGGCTGGCGGCCATGGCGGCGCCCCTGCAGAAGGGCTCGGGAGGCCCCTTGCGGCTCTACGTCGGCTCCCTGCACTGCAACATCACCAAGGAGATGCTCAGGGGCATCTTCGAGCCCTTCGGGAAG ATTGACAGCATCGTCCTGATGCGCGATCCCGAGACCGGGCAGTCCAAGGGCTACGGCTTCATCACC ttctcGGAGGCGGAGTGCGCCCGGCGcgccctggagcagctgaacGGTTTCGAGCTGGCCGGGCGGCCGATGCGCGTGGGGCAGGTGAGCGAACGTCCCGACGGCTCCGCCGACGTCGCCTTCCCCGAGGgacccggccccgcccccgcggcCACGCCCGGCCACGCCCTCACCTGCGGGGAGGAGCCCGAGCTGGGAACGGCCGCGGGGAGGCTGCAGCTGATGGCAAAGCTGGCTGAag
- the LOC131586371 gene encoding uncharacterized protein LOC131586371 — protein sequence MSPGVSRCISGVPKPLQVCLRCVLLYLRCPQMSPDVPRCISGVVLVSPGVPKPLQVSPGVSYSIPGVSQVSPGVSQVSPGVSETPPGVSCSIPDVPRCPQVSPGVPRCISGVSPVPRCVQMYLRCGFGVSRCPQVYLRCPQTPPGVSQACPALSQVSPDVPRCISGVVLVSPGVPRCISGVSQVCHLSPGVPHLQPALPSAAASPRPFPARAPPRR from the exons atgtccccaggtgtgtccaggtgtatctcaggtgtccccaaacccctccaggtgtgtctcaggtgtgtcctgctctatctcaggtgtccccagatgtccccagatgtccccaggtgtatctcaggtgtggttttggtgtccccag gtgtccccaaacccctccaggtgtctccaggtgtatCCTACTCTATTCCAGGTGTATctcaagtgtccccaggtgtgtcccaggtgtccccaggtgtgtctgaaACTCCTCCAGGTGTGTCCTGCTCtatcccagatgtccccag atgtccccaggtgtccccaggtgtccccaggtgtatctcaggtgtgtcacctgtccccaggtgtgtccagatgtatctcaggtgtggttttggtgtctccaggtgtccccaggtgtatctcaggtgtccccaaacccctccaggtgtgtctcaggcGTGTCCTGCTctatctcaggtgtccccagatgtccccaggtgtatctcaggtgtggttttggtgtccccag gtgtccccaggtgtatctcag gtgtatctcaggtgtgtcacctgtccccaggtgtccctcacctTCAGCCAGCTTTGCCATCAGCTGCAGCCTCCCCGCGGCCGTTCCCAGCTCGGGCTCCTCCCCGCAGGTGA